A section of the Chloroflexota bacterium genome encodes:
- a CDS encoding transaldolase family protein, with protein MEIFLDTASIEEIRDAAKLGIVSGVTTNPSLMMRAGRGDYQKVTREICYIVQNCISAEVTSTSVEDMIAEAREIATWSPHVVVKIPLTEQGLQALKTVRDCEVDLDRLCQGCEYLGRCDTPLEEAKDLASTWGIRVNATLVFSPNQALFAALGGAAFVSPFVGRLDDAGHDGMQVVRDIVDILDFYGYDTQVIAASIRHPLHITQAALAGAHIATVPYKVLMQAIRHPLTDVGVERFLADWAQIKKQSQ; from the coding sequence ATGGAAATCTTTTTGGATACTGCAAGTATCGAGGAGATTCGCGATGCTGCCAAATTGGGCATTGTCAGCGGCGTGACGACCAACCCCTCACTGATGATGCGCGCTGGGCGCGGTGATTACCAGAAGGTAACCCGTGAGATCTGCTACATTGTCCAGAATTGCATCAGCGCGGAAGTGACGAGCACCAGCGTCGAGGATATGATCGCTGAGGCTCGGGAGATTGCCACATGGTCACCTCATGTAGTGGTGAAAATCCCGCTCACAGAACAGGGGTTACAAGCCCTCAAGACCGTCCGGGATTGCGAGGTGGACTTAGACCGGCTGTGTCAGGGCTGTGAGTATCTGGGTAGGTGCGATACCCCGCTCGAAGAGGCGAAGGATTTGGCATCCACCTGGGGCATCCGTGTCAATGCCACGCTGGTTTTCTCTCCAAACCAGGCCCTCTTCGCTGCATTGGGTGGGGCTGCGTTTGTCTCGCCTTTCGTTGGCCGTTTGGACGACGCGGGCCACGATGGGATGCAAGTGGTGCGTGACATCGTGGACATCCTCGATTTTTACGGTTATGACACGCAAGTGATCGCTGCTAGCATTCGCCACCCATTGCACATAACCCAGGCAGCACTGGCTGGCGCGCATATCGCAACCGTGCCGTACAAAGTGCTTATGCAGGCCATCAGGCATCCGCTTACCGATGTAGGAGTAGAGCGATTCCTGGCCGATTGGGCGCAGATAAAAAAGCAGTCACAGTGA
- a CDS encoding CTP synthase, protein MSKYIFCTGGVVSSVGKGVTAASIGRLMKSRGVSVTIQKLDPYINVDPGTLSPYQHGEVFVLDDGSETDLDLGHYERFIDENLTAASNVTTGQVYAEVIAKERRGDYLGGTIQVIPHITDEIKRRIKRVSVESGADVVIVEVGGTVGDIEGQPFLEAIRQMRNEVGRESVLYIHITLIPYIAATGELKSKPTQHSVMQLRSIGIQPDVIVARSDYPVNDNLKDKIALFCDVEKRAVIPLLTVESIYEVPLILEDAGLGRYIAERLDLPLVADLTRWRQLVAEIKSPKPKIRVAIVGKYVDLLDAYMSVRESVRHAGIYHHRDVEIEWVRAEDLEAGKSFAQLENVAGIIVPGGFGYRGIEGKIAAARYAREHRIPYLGLCLGMQVMVIELARYAVGNNKPNSTEFDPSTPYPVIDLMPEQRTVTDMGGTMRLGSYPCHLVPGTKAAAAYGQPVVHERHRHRFELNNDYRSMLAEAGMVFSGLSPDDKLVEVVEIQDHPWMVGCQFHPEFKSRPDRPHPLFRDFLGAAIQYEAAQKCAQLQKATD, encoded by the coding sequence ATGTCGAAATACATCTTCTGTACAGGCGGGGTGGTATCGTCAGTTGGAAAGGGGGTTACAGCAGCCTCTATCGGTCGCCTGATGAAGAGCCGCGGGGTTTCTGTCACCATCCAGAAACTTGACCCATACATAAATGTAGACCCCGGCACTCTAAGCCCTTATCAACACGGTGAGGTCTTTGTCCTTGACGATGGCAGTGAGACCGACCTTGACCTTGGTCACTATGAGCGTTTCATTGACGAGAATCTTACTGCGGCCAGTAATGTCACTACCGGGCAGGTGTATGCCGAGGTGATTGCCAAGGAGCGACGCGGCGACTACCTGGGCGGTACTATCCAGGTCATTCCCCACATTACCGATGAGATCAAGCGGCGCATCAAGCGCGTGAGTGTGGAAAGCGGCGCCGACGTGGTCATCGTCGAGGTTGGCGGCACCGTCGGCGATATCGAAGGCCAACCATTCTTGGAGGCCATCCGCCAGATGCGCAATGAAGTCGGCCGCGAGAGCGTGCTTTATATCCACATTACGCTGATACCTTACATTGCCGCCACTGGCGAACTCAAGAGCAAGCCCACCCAGCATTCCGTGATGCAATTACGCAGCATCGGCATCCAGCCAGATGTCATTGTAGCTCGCTCGGATTATCCAGTGAACGATAACCTCAAAGATAAAATCGCCCTTTTCTGCGATGTGGAGAAGCGAGCTGTGATCCCATTGTTGACTGTGGAGTCCATCTACGAAGTACCGCTCATCCTCGAGGATGCTGGGCTGGGACGTTACATCGCGGAGCGGTTAGATTTGCCCCTTGTTGCCGATTTGACTCGCTGGCGGCAGTTGGTGGCCGAAATCAAGAGCCCTAAGCCGAAAATTCGGGTTGCCATTGTCGGGAAATACGTGGATTTGTTAGATGCTTATATGAGCGTGCGCGAGTCCGTTCGCCATGCCGGGATTTATCATCACAGGGACGTGGAAATCGAGTGGGTGCGTGCTGAGGATCTGGAAGCAGGCAAGTCATTCGCACAATTGGAAAATGTAGCAGGCATCATCGTCCCCGGCGGCTTTGGCTACCGGGGCATTGAGGGAAAGATCGCAGCTGCCCGGTATGCGCGCGAACATCGTATCCCTTACTTAGGACTCTGTCTCGGCATGCAGGTGATGGTTATCGAACTGGCGCGTTATGCGGTGGGTAACAACAAGCCCAACAGCACCGAATTTGATCCCTCCACACCTTATCCGGTGATTGACCTCATGCCGGAACAGCGGACCGTTACCGATATGGGCGGCACCATGCGCCTGGGCTCTTATCCCTGTCACCTGGTGCCAGGAACAAAGGCTGCTGCTGCCTACGGTCAACCTGTCGTCCACGAACGCCATCGCCATCGCTTTGAACTGAACAACGACTATCGTTCGATGCTGGCTGAGGCGGGTATGGTTTTCAGCGGGCTCTCACCTGATGACAAACTGGTAGAGGTCGTAGAGATCCAGGACCACCCTTGGATGGTGGGGTGCCAATTCCACCCCGAATTCAAATCGCGGCCTGACCGCCCGCACCCGCTTTTTCGCGATTTTCTGGGGGCGGCAATTCAATACGAGGCTGCGCAAAAATGCGCTCAGTTGCAGAAAGCAACCGACTAG
- a CDS encoding indolepyruvate oxidoreductase subunit beta, with amino-acid sequence MESINILVTGVGGQGTILASDVLASVGLLAGYDVKKSEVHGMAQRGGSVTSHVRWGQKVYSPIIGCGEVDFLLAFEKLEAIRYVETVRPGCGVIIVNDQRIPPLSVNIGDEIYPDDDRLLHILHQVSSNVHVVPAIAVAEELGNARVLNVVMLGTLSTLLDIPEDTWVTAIQQHVPRKLLEINTKAFQAGRGIPLIRT; translated from the coding sequence ATGGAAAGCATTAACATTTTGGTAACCGGTGTAGGTGGTCAGGGGACGATTTTGGCGAGCGATGTTCTGGCCTCAGTGGGTCTATTGGCTGGCTATGATGTCAAAAAATCTGAGGTACATGGCATGGCCCAACGGGGGGGCAGTGTGACCAGTCATGTGCGCTGGGGTCAAAAGGTGTATTCTCCCATTATTGGCTGTGGCGAGGTGGATTTTCTCCTCGCCTTTGAGAAACTGGAAGCAATACGATATGTCGAAACAGTTCGCCCCGGTTGTGGAGTTATTATCGTGAACGATCAACGCATCCCGCCGCTTTCCGTAAACATAGGCGATGAGATATACCCTGATGATGACCGCTTGCTACACATCCTACACCAGGTTTCATCCAACGTCCACGTGGTACCCGCTATTGCTGTTGCTGAAGAACTGGGCAATGCTCGGGTACTCAATGTCGTGATGTTAGGCACACTTTCCACCCTATTAGACATCCCGGAAGATACGTGGGTAACTGCCATCCAGCAACATGTCCCGCGTAAACTCCTTGAGATCAATACAAAAGCATTTCAAGCCGGGCGCGGCATCCCGCTTATCCGGACATGA
- the iorA gene encoding indolepyruvate ferredoxin oxidoreductase subunit alpha, with amino-acid sequence MKRLLSGNEAIAWGAWEAGVRVASAYPGTPSTEILETLAPMPGVYAEWAPNEKVALDVAIGASYAGSRAMAVMKHVGLNVAADALFYASMTGSEAGLVIVSADDPFMHSSQNEQDNRHYAKFARVPCIEPSDSQEAKDLVAAAFEISERFDTPVLLRITTRLAHSSAPVEIKGERQDRWAGPPYYRIDTAKYVMVPGNARRRHHVIEQRIARLTEFAETFPYNRVEMGDTALGIVTNGVGYQYTREVFPTASILRLGMTYPIPSQLVRDFASRVKRLIVVEELDPFLEESIRLLGIPVEGKSIFPICGEFSPEVVRDSAIKAGLLPESTRIPTAMPDKGPLPGRPPILCPGCPHRGVFVVTSKLKLVVNGDIGCYTLGFLPPQAALHTCGCMGASIGQAHGVAKAGIQQRHVAVLGDSTFFHTGMPALLNVAYNQSNTITIILDNRTTAMTGHQENPATGITLQKQKTVAIEFEPLVRSMGIQRVHVVDSYNLKQVESALRDCLDSNEPAVIIARRECALLPEARKQWIPLQVDPEICNGCGLCFKVGCPAILQSGEVDEKTGRAKAQIDRLLCTGCEICAQVCARKAILFRHQVVESSGKS; translated from the coding sequence GTGAAGCGGCTTCTTTCTGGAAATGAGGCTATTGCCTGGGGTGCGTGGGAGGCCGGCGTACGGGTGGCTTCGGCCTATCCAGGAACGCCGAGCACCGAAATCTTGGAGACCCTGGCCCCAATGCCTGGTGTCTATGCAGAGTGGGCTCCCAACGAAAAGGTTGCATTGGACGTAGCCATTGGAGCATCCTATGCCGGTAGCCGGGCGATGGCTGTGATGAAGCACGTCGGGCTTAATGTCGCTGCCGACGCCCTGTTTTATGCTTCGATGACGGGTTCTGAGGCTGGTTTGGTAATTGTCTCTGCCGACGACCCATTTATGCACAGTTCTCAGAATGAGCAGGACAACCGCCACTACGCCAAGTTTGCCCGCGTGCCATGTATTGAGCCGTCGGACAGTCAAGAAGCAAAAGATCTGGTTGCGGCAGCATTTGAGATCAGCGAGCGTTTTGACACGCCAGTGCTTCTGCGTATCACAACCCGCCTGGCCCATTCCAGTGCGCCAGTGGAGATAAAAGGCGAGCGTCAGGACAGGTGGGCGGGCCCGCCTTACTATCGGATCGATACGGCCAAATATGTGATGGTCCCGGGCAATGCTCGGCGTCGTCATCATGTTATAGAGCAGCGAATCGCAAGACTAACGGAATTCGCTGAAACTTTCCCCTATAATCGCGTAGAGATGGGTGACACCGCGCTGGGTATCGTTACCAACGGTGTTGGCTACCAGTATACGCGTGAAGTCTTCCCAACCGCCTCGATCTTACGATTGGGCATGACCTATCCTATCCCGTCCCAGTTGGTACGTGACTTCGCTTCGAGAGTGAAGCGGCTAATTGTTGTGGAAGAACTCGATCCCTTCCTAGAAGAAAGCATTCGTCTATTGGGTATTCCTGTAGAGGGTAAGAGCATTTTTCCCATCTGCGGGGAGTTTAGCCCGGAGGTGGTGCGAGACTCGGCTATTAAAGCCGGCCTCCTCCCGGAGTCGACTCGTATTCCAACAGCGATGCCGGACAAAGGGCCGCTACCCGGTCGCCCGCCTATTCTCTGCCCTGGGTGCCCTCACCGTGGAGTGTTTGTTGTCACTAGCAAACTCAAGCTAGTAGTGAATGGCGATATTGGTTGCTACACCCTGGGGTTCCTTCCCCCACAGGCTGCGCTGCATACCTGTGGCTGTATGGGCGCGAGCATCGGCCAGGCCCATGGCGTGGCGAAGGCAGGCATCCAGCAACGACACGTGGCCGTGCTGGGCGATTCCACTTTCTTCCACACTGGTATGCCTGCGTTACTCAATGTGGCCTACAACCAGAGCAACACCATCACTATCATTCTAGACAATCGCACCACGGCTATGACTGGCCATCAAGAAAACCCTGCCACCGGCATAACCCTGCAAAAGCAAAAGACGGTGGCGATAGAATTCGAACCACTGGTCCGTAGTATGGGGATCCAGAGAGTGCATGTAGTAGACTCCTATAACCTCAAACAGGTTGAATCTGCGTTGCGCGATTGCCTGGATTCAAACGAACCTGCGGTGATTATTGCCAGGCGCGAATGCGCGCTCCTGCCCGAAGCACGGAAACAATGGATACCGTTGCAAGTGGACCCTGAGATTTGCAATGGATGTGGGCTATGTTTCAAAGTGGGCTGCCCAGCCATTTTACAAAGCGGAGAAGTAGATGAAAAAACCGGGAGGGCCAAAGCACAAATCGACCGTCTGCTTTGCACTGGCTGTGAGATCTGTGCCCAGGTTTGCGCCCGCAAAGCCATCTTGTTCCGTCACCAAGTAGTGGAATCGTCGGGCAAGTCATAA
- a CDS encoding SGNH/GDSL hydrolase family protein — protein MTALLAIIALLLLIEFALRIRHRQTLAPTCYQALRSKTRALDRTRLVNKYRIVVFGDSIAHGEDLLYNQSYPHILSDLLNRQNPATSIAVINSGIRGCTSVLALDWLDAAVLRYKPHMVLLAFGLNDGKLGDWPLDRIRERAMFQRMTLLGRLDDILRKHCHLYLTLMVRVRRLLRQWGYVPLAAWSSTFGPRVSQEGFTTAQRELVRRIRRRSGAVICLLTTTPVDERSGRELDPASYAWQQEIYEKYNEVIRHIAAQEGTHLIDLASAFGALSPERIASLLQDDGVHLTAEGERVVAEHVAEALQQMGVLRAMENGAHLQIRKGLICPPAAEVRK, from the coding sequence GTGACCGCTTTATTAGCCATAATCGCTCTCTTGCTCTTGATCGAATTTGCTTTGCGCATCCGGCACAGGCAGACACTGGCTCCAACCTGCTACCAAGCACTCCGAAGCAAAACCCGGGCGTTGGATAGAACACGCTTAGTAAATAAATACCGCATCGTGGTCTTCGGCGATTCCATCGCGCATGGAGAAGATCTGCTCTACAATCAGAGTTACCCTCACATTCTTTCCGATTTGCTAAATAGGCAAAATCCGGCCACCAGCATCGCAGTAATCAATTCTGGAATAAGAGGCTGTACCTCCGTATTAGCATTAGATTGGCTTGATGCCGCAGTGCTTCGCTACAAGCCCCATATGGTGCTGCTGGCCTTTGGCCTCAACGACGGCAAACTTGGCGATTGGCCACTGGATCGCATCCGTGAGCGGGCTATGTTCCAGAGGATGACCTTGCTAGGTCGCTTGGACGACATCCTGAGAAAACATTGCCATCTTTATCTAACGTTGATGGTGAGGGTGCGCCGACTTTTACGTCAGTGGGGATATGTGCCGCTCGCTGCTTGGTCATCGACTTTTGGCCCTCGTGTATCACAAGAGGGCTTTACCACGGCGCAGCGAGAGTTAGTGCGACGCATTCGACGCCGATCGGGTGCAGTTATCTGTCTTTTGACGACGACGCCCGTGGATGAGCGTTCCGGCCGCGAGTTGGACCCAGCGAGTTATGCTTGGCAACAAGAAATTTACGAGAAATACAATGAGGTTATCCGCCACATTGCTGCTCAGGAAGGTACACATTTAATCGACTTGGCCTCAGCGTTTGGTGCTTTGAGTCCTGAGAGAATAGCATCGTTACTTCAGGATGATGGTGTACATCTCACGGCCGAAGGTGAACGCGTGGTCGCTGAGCACGTGGCTGAGGCTCTTCAGCAAATGGGAGTTTTGAGAGCGATGGAAAACGGGGCACATTTGCAAATCCGCAAAGGACTCATTTGCCCACCAGCAGCGGAGGTTAGAAAGTGA
- a CDS encoding gamma-glutamyl-gamma-aminobutyrate hydrolase family protein: protein MRPLIGITCSSDQQTSRFSLARNYIAAVEIAGGAPIIIPYPSDPVILHDVHEKLDGLLLSGGGDVAPHRYGTTDSGHLIEVDEQRDEAEWQLARWALEDNRPLLAICRGIQVLNVALGGTLYQDLSVEYPGALQHRCAPHCPRDHTAHTVSVVQGTLTARLLGVKPDQVVPVNSFHHQSVKDVATGLIVTARAPDGVVEGLESPAHRFVIGVQWHPEEMLSQAAMRRLFIGFVEACRT, encoded by the coding sequence ATGAGACCCCTCATCGGCATCACTTGTTCCTCGGATCAACAAACCAGTCGTTTCAGTCTCGCCAGAAACTACATCGCCGCCGTCGAGATAGCAGGAGGCGCGCCAATCATCATCCCTTATCCTAGCGATCCCGTGATCCTACATGACGTGCATGAGAAATTGGATGGGCTGCTCCTCTCAGGTGGTGGTGATGTGGCCCCTCATCGTTATGGCACAACGGATTCAGGGCACCTAATCGAAGTGGACGAGCAACGTGACGAGGCGGAATGGCAATTGGCCCGCTGGGCGCTTGAGGATAATCGTCCTCTTCTCGCGATCTGTCGGGGGATTCAAGTTTTGAATGTAGCACTTGGTGGAACACTCTACCAAGACCTGTCGGTGGAGTACCCAGGTGCACTACAACACCGTTGCGCACCGCATTGTCCTCGGGATCACACCGCTCACACTGTCAGTGTAGTACAAGGTACCCTGACCGCGCGACTCTTGGGCGTGAAACCTGACCAAGTCGTGCCAGTCAACAGTTTTCACCACCAGTCCGTCAAAGATGTTGCCACTGGGCTGATCGTCACCGCACGGGCACCTGATGGGGTAGTGGAAGGTCTCGAATCTCCTGCCCATCGCTTTGTGATAGGAGTGCAATGGCACCCTGAGGAAATGCTCAGCCAAGCGGCTATGCGACGACTTTTCATTGGTTTCGTGGAGGCCTGCAGAACGTAG
- a CDS encoding putative DNA binding domain-containing protein, which yields MLEFVPRPRANKLAELLVAFANADGGTLLLGLDSKGRVVEEEVAEDVEPLLMRAQAQCKPLVPVEWSTVDFEGGTIAVVTVARSSEVHALTDGRVLIRSGQHNRTLVEENVRRLATTRGVGNFEERTVENATQDDFDDEVVADYIEHRRQRGRHMKKWSEEALLVDAGAIDRNGVPTVAGVLLFGKYPEHFLSQSGVVFVHFGDGEGHTRANPPVYSRREDLHGPLPRLLEETWNVLWEEMRHETVISGLAREERPEYPIFAVREALVNAVAHRDYRLQGRRIEVRMFDDRLEIISPGGLAGHITLENIMEEHFSRNPRIVRGLFYWGYIEELGLGIDRMYEEMLAAGLPPPAFEARPHTFIVTLHNTRQAPEAKWVQELNERQLRALAYVREHGHIASRDYQELCPHVTPETLRLDLADMVHRGILLRIGAKKGTYYILK from the coding sequence TTGCTTGAGTTCGTGCCCCGTCCTCGGGCGAACAAATTGGCAGAGTTGCTAGTGGCATTTGCAAATGCTGACGGCGGCACGCTGCTCTTGGGCCTCGATTCAAAGGGACGGGTAGTGGAAGAGGAAGTGGCTGAGGACGTTGAACCCCTCTTGATGCGCGCCCAGGCACAATGTAAACCGCTGGTGCCGGTCGAGTGGTCAACGGTAGATTTTGAGGGTGGCACTATCGCTGTGGTGACCGTAGCACGCAGTTCGGAGGTGCATGCCCTGACTGACGGCCGTGTGCTTATCCGCTCTGGCCAGCACAACCGCACCTTGGTAGAGGAAAATGTCCGCAGGCTCGCCACGACGCGTGGTGTAGGCAATTTCGAAGAGCGGACTGTTGAGAATGCCACGCAGGATGACTTTGATGACGAAGTCGTTGCCGATTACATTGAGCATCGTCGCCAGCGTGGCCGCCATATGAAGAAATGGTCCGAAGAAGCACTGCTAGTAGACGCTGGCGCCATTGATCGAAATGGTGTCCCCACAGTGGCCGGAGTGCTGCTCTTCGGCAAATACCCAGAGCACTTCTTAAGTCAGAGCGGGGTGGTTTTTGTGCACTTTGGTGATGGCGAGGGCCACACGCGAGCCAATCCACCTGTCTATTCGCGTCGCGAGGATCTCCATGGTCCATTGCCTCGACTGCTCGAAGAAACTTGGAACGTACTGTGGGAGGAAATGCGACACGAGACCGTCATCTCTGGGTTAGCCCGTGAGGAAAGGCCGGAATATCCTATCTTTGCCGTTCGCGAGGCGCTGGTCAATGCTGTCGCTCACCGCGATTACAGACTCCAAGGCCGGCGTATCGAGGTGCGCATGTTCGACGATCGGCTGGAGATCATTAGCCCCGGGGGGTTGGCTGGGCACATCACCTTGGAGAACATCATGGAAGAGCATTTCTCGCGCAACCCCAGGATCGTGCGCGGCCTGTTCTACTGGGGCTACATCGAGGAATTGGGACTGGGTATTGATCGCATGTATGAAGAGATGCTGGCTGCAGGGCTTCCACCACCTGCGTTCGAGGCACGTCCTCATACTTTTATCGTTACTCTCCACAACACACGTCAGGCACCTGAGGCGAAGTGGGTACAGGAACTAAACGAACGCCAACTTCGGGCCCTCGCCTATGTACGCGAGCACGGACATATCGCCAGCCGAGACTACCAAGAGTTGTGTCCTCACGTGACCCCGGAGACATTGCGGCTCGATCTGGCCGATATGGTACACCGGGGCATTCTCCTCCGTATCGGAGCCAAAAAGGGCACGTATTACATCCTTAAGTGA
- the gyrA gene encoding DNA gyrase subunit A, translating to MEIGTVKFIDIEDKMRTAYLDYAMSVITARALPDVRDGLKPVQRRILYAMNDMGLQHDKPYKKSARIVGEVLGKYHPHGDAAVYDAMVRLAQDFSMRYVLVDGQGNFGSVDGDNAAAMRYTEARLTALAEEMLADIDKETVDFTSNFDGSLQEPLVLPTRLPNLLVNGTAGIAVGMATNIPPHNLGEVCDAIAYLIDHYRKIDDVTVDELMRFIKGPDFPTGGSIMGLEGIRSAYATGKGRIVIRAKAHIEEIAGGRYRIIVTEIPYQVNKANLVERIADLVRNHRIETISDLRDESDRQGTRVVIELKRGAEPRTTLNQLLKYTQMQTTFGVNMLALVDGEPRMLSLRRALQLFIEHRREVITRRSEFELERAKQRAHILEGLKIALDHLDEVISTIRASRTAETALDNLRRKFKLTEIQARAILDMQLRRLAGLERRKIEEEYREVTQRIRDLQALLRSPTKILELIKAEMQELKTKYGDTRRTRVAEEEVTFTPQDLVPKEDVLIAITQHGYIKRMAADAYGRRGRSARAIITRDTDAVQYLFAANTLDSILFFTDKGRVFQEKAHQIPDIARQDRGIPVSNIVALESGEKVTAAVAVPDFEQAEYLTMVTRQGRIKRTVISEFSAVRPSGIAAISLSEGDELGWVSLTHGDQEIVLVTERGQAIRFSEEEVRPMGRAAGGVGAITLGEGDSVTSMDVIRPEGELLLITAKGYGKRTPLKEYPKQGRNGRGVVTLASKYLEKTGPVTAARVVDPDGEVMIISAQGVVLRCLVKDFPRASRASRGNIVMKLKGNDTAVSIAKLGNAEADKTPGELPADERSSSRARGKTGKKGSVALRAAAENHDDSLEGREKQLPRNIDDTE from the coding sequence ATGGAAATCGGCACTGTCAAATTCATTGACATCGAAGACAAAATGAGAACCGCGTACTTGGATTACGCCATGAGCGTGATCACGGCCCGCGCCCTTCCAGATGTGCGTGATGGCCTGAAGCCTGTGCAGCGGCGTATTCTATACGCGATGAACGACATGGGTCTCCAGCATGACAAGCCCTACAAGAAAAGTGCTCGTATTGTCGGTGAGGTACTGGGTAAATATCACCCTCATGGGGATGCCGCGGTATACGACGCCATGGTGCGCCTGGCCCAGGATTTCTCCATGCGCTACGTATTGGTGGATGGCCAGGGCAACTTCGGTTCAGTGGATGGTGATAATGCAGCGGCGATGCGTTACACCGAGGCCCGTCTGACAGCCCTGGCCGAAGAAATGCTGGCCGACATTGATAAAGAGACAGTGGATTTCACTAGTAACTTCGATGGTTCGCTCCAAGAACCCTTGGTCCTGCCCACTAGGCTCCCTAACTTGCTCGTCAACGGCACGGCAGGGATCGCTGTCGGCATGGCAACCAATATCCCGCCCCACAATCTTGGCGAAGTGTGCGATGCTATTGCTTACTTGATTGACCATTACCGCAAAATCGACGATGTGACCGTAGATGAACTGATGAGATTCATCAAGGGGCCTGATTTCCCCACCGGCGGCAGCATTATGGGCTTAGAGGGTATACGTAGCGCTTATGCTACTGGCAAAGGCCGCATTGTCATTCGGGCAAAGGCCCACATCGAGGAAATAGCGGGCGGTCGCTATCGCATCATTGTTACTGAGATTCCTTACCAGGTCAACAAGGCTAACTTGGTGGAGCGTATCGCTGACTTGGTGCGCAACCATCGCATCGAGACCATCTCCGATTTGCGAGACGAGTCCGATCGGCAAGGCACCCGCGTGGTCATCGAATTGAAGCGTGGCGCTGAACCTCGCACTACGCTCAACCAACTCCTTAAGTACACCCAGATGCAAACCACCTTTGGCGTGAACATGCTTGCCCTGGTGGATGGTGAACCGCGGATGCTTTCTCTCCGCCGAGCCCTCCAATTGTTTATTGAACATCGCCGCGAGGTGATCACCCGTCGCAGTGAGTTCGAACTGGAGAGAGCCAAGCAGCGCGCTCATATTCTCGAGGGCCTTAAGATCGCCCTCGATCACTTGGACGAGGTCATTAGCACCATCCGCGCCTCTCGGACCGCTGAGACTGCTTTAGATAACCTGCGCCGCAAATTCAAACTGACTGAGATACAGGCACGCGCGATTCTGGATATGCAACTCCGCCGTTTGGCTGGACTGGAACGCCGCAAGATCGAGGAGGAATACAGAGAGGTTACGCAACGCATCCGTGATCTCCAGGCTCTCTTGCGCTCGCCTACAAAAATACTGGAACTTATTAAGGCGGAGATGCAAGAACTCAAAACCAAGTACGGTGATACCCGTCGCACTCGGGTGGCTGAGGAAGAAGTAACCTTCACCCCACAAGATTTGGTGCCCAAGGAAGATGTGCTGATTGCGATCACCCAGCACGGCTACATCAAACGTATGGCTGCCGATGCTTACGGTCGCCGGGGTCGTAGTGCTCGTGCTATCATTACCCGCGACACGGATGCTGTGCAATATCTGTTTGCCGCCAATACCCTGGATAGCATCCTCTTTTTCACTGACAAAGGCCGGGTTTTCCAGGAAAAGGCACATCAGATACCAGATATTGCACGCCAGGATAGAGGCATACCCGTTTCCAATATTGTGGCTCTGGAATCCGGTGAAAAAGTAACAGCGGCCGTTGCTGTACCGGACTTTGAACAGGCTGAGTACTTAACTATGGTTACCCGACAGGGGCGCATTAAACGCACGGTCATCAGCGAGTTTTCTGCTGTCCGTCCCAGCGGCATTGCTGCTATTAGCCTGAGTGAAGGCGATGAGTTGGGTTGGGTGAGCTTGACCCACGGCGACCAGGAGATCGTTCTTGTCACGGAGCGTGGCCAGGCTATTCGCTTCAGCGAAGAGGAAGTGCGGCCCATGGGCCGGGCCGCAGGCGGGGTGGGAGCCATCACCCTGGGTGAAGGCGATTCTGTTACGAGCATGGACGTGATCCGACCCGAGGGTGAGTTATTGTTGATCACTGCCAAAGGCTATGGCAAGCGAACTCCTTTGAAAGAATACCCAAAGCAAGGTCGCAATGGCCGCGGCGTTGTCACTCTCGCTTCCAAATATCTGGAGAAGACGGGACCCGTCACTGCTGCCCGCGTTGTAGATCCCGATGGCGAAGTAATGATCATATCTGCGCAAGGCGTGGTGTTGCGCTGTCTGGTGAAGGATTTCCCGCGTGCGAGCCGCGCTAGCCGGGGCAACATCGTCATGAAACTCAAGGGTAACGACACGGCGGTTTCGATTGCCAAACTAGGTAATGCAGAGGCTGATAAGACGCCAGGGGAACTGCCAGCGGATGAGCGATCCTCGTCGCGTGCTCGTGGCAAGACAGGGAAAAAAGGTTCTGTCGCATTACGCGCCGCTGCGGAGAATCACGACGATTCGCTTGAGGGGCGCGAAAAACAATTGCCGCGCAACATTGACGACACCGAATAG